In the Flagellimonas sp. MMG031 genome, one interval contains:
- a CDS encoding nucleotidyl transferase AbiEii/AbiGii toxin family protein gives MSYSISSKKFNHPLLKPILQELTDYFKTSGISFFVIGATARDIIMELHDESSGRLTHDLDIAITINDWEQYKTVEEGITQLPNFTKDPDQKQRFQYLGKFDLDIVPFGNIMKEDDKIFWPPDEEFAMSVLGFSAVNEASLKVSIDEDINIQIASLAGIGLLKIGAWKDRNHKTNKDADDIAFILQNYLEIHRDESLEHFEAVYTEDHTIVKGGAVLLGIHINHLLENYPEAKQSIKEVLSSEVVKKEESKLINQILETHKALSYDEVFKSIENINNQIKI, from the coding sequence ATGAGTTACAGCATATCCAGTAAAAAATTCAACCACCCGTTATTAAAGCCTATTCTTCAGGAATTAACCGACTATTTCAAGACATCGGGTATTTCCTTTTTTGTCATTGGGGCGACCGCTCGCGATATTATTATGGAGTTACACGATGAAAGTTCCGGACGGTTAACACACGATTTGGATATTGCCATCACCATCAATGATTGGGAGCAATACAAAACAGTTGAAGAAGGCATCACGCAACTACCTAATTTTACTAAAGACCCAGACCAAAAGCAGCGATTCCAATATTTGGGAAAGTTCGATTTAGATATCGTGCCTTTTGGTAATATAATGAAGGAAGACGACAAAATCTTTTGGCCACCAGACGAAGAGTTTGCCATGTCGGTACTTGGGTTTTCTGCCGTAAATGAGGCGTCTTTAAAGGTAAGTATTGATGAGGATATCAATATTCAAATTGCATCCTTGGCAGGTATAGGGCTCCTAAAAATAGGAGCTTGGAAAGACCGAAATCACAAAACTAATAAAGATGCGGATGATATCGCCTTCATCCTGCAAAACTATCTGGAAATCCATCGGGATGAATCGCTTGAACATTTTGAAGCAGTATACACCGAAGACCATACCATAGTTAAAGGTGGAGCAGTCTTATTGGGGATTCATATTAATCACTTATTAGAAAACTATCCAGAGGCTAAACAAAGTATTAAGGAGGTGCTTTCAAGTGAAGTGGTCAAAAAAGAAGAAAGCAAACTCATCAATCAAATATTAGAAACTCATAAAGCTTTAAGCTACGATGAGGTTTTTAAAAGTATAGAAAACATAAACAACCAAATAAAAATATAG
- a CDS encoding restriction endonuclease subunit S, which yields MMKSGQISISRFNEGLTVFKPDYYLNRGKKVISDLLDKGITNSSLVDLTDKLYQGGIFKRVFVENTDYAHQYITASDMVKAQPLDNAKNISVKYTPWVDEMTLRDKQILMSCAGTVGNTTLVNDSFSGCIGSQEIIRIETSQIPFGFLYAYLSAPIVNEYIQSMIYGAVVPRISPEELGRLPVLLPEENKQQQIHNLIVEASKLRVEANKLLKESHRIFDQNLNFKPRQALYMKKNVKDILGNYHNRLDSSFYLNINNADEELSKARYKSIELGELVLRKMFTAQRGRRNYVGSNGIRFLSTTNVSESNPLLINKFLSRSTKGLETLIVNKKWILVSSSGQEILGSAFLVDDTYAKSAVNQHSIRVIIDETLISPYYVYGYLSTPKIKNYIRSGIYGSAVLTIDEHFLKSLKIPILNDKMEEISKLVESYSNKFETACFMEKEAITLIENEIEQWQES from the coding sequence ATGATGAAAAGCGGTCAAATTAGTATATCAAGATTCAATGAAGGACTTACCGTATTCAAGCCTGATTATTATTTAAATAGGGGTAAAAAAGTGATATCAGATTTATTAGATAAAGGTATTACTAATTCAAGTCTAGTCGATTTGACAGATAAATTATACCAAGGTGGAATTTTCAAAAGAGTATTTGTTGAAAATACTGATTATGCACATCAATATATTACTGCTAGTGATATGGTAAAAGCCCAACCCCTTGATAATGCTAAAAATATTTCAGTGAAATACACACCTTGGGTTGATGAAATGACTTTAAGAGATAAACAAATATTAATGAGTTGTGCCGGAACTGTTGGAAATACTACTTTGGTAAATGATAGTTTTTCTGGGTGCATTGGCTCTCAAGAAATAATTAGAATTGAAACTAGCCAAATACCTTTTGGATTTTTATATGCGTATTTAAGCGCACCAATTGTAAATGAGTATATCCAATCCATGATTTACGGTGCTGTAGTTCCAAGAATTTCACCTGAAGAATTAGGACGGTTACCAGTTTTACTTCCAGAAGAAAACAAACAACAACAAATTCATAATCTTATTGTTGAGGCTTCAAAGCTTCGTGTAGAAGCTAATAAGTTGTTGAAAGAGTCTCATAGAATATTTGATCAAAATTTAAATTTTAAACCAAGACAGGCACTATACATGAAAAAGAACGTCAAGGACATATTGGGCAACTACCACAATCGACTTGACAGCTCTTTTTACCTGAATATTAATAATGCTGATGAAGAGTTGTCAAAAGCCCGCTATAAGTCGATCGAGTTAGGGGAGTTGGTGTTAAGAAAAATGTTCACAGCTCAAAGAGGCAGGAGAAATTATGTGGGCTCAAATGGAATTAGATTCTTGTCAACCACAAATGTATCAGAATCAAACCCATTGTTGATCAACAAGTTTTTAAGTAGAAGCACAAAAGGTTTAGAGACATTAATTGTTAATAAAAAGTGGATATTGGTATCAAGTTCCGGTCAGGAGATATTGGGTTCTGCCTTCCTAGTTGATGATACATATGCTAAAAGTGCAGTCAATCAACACTCGATACGTGTGATTATTGATGAAACCCTTATATCTCCTTATTACGTTTATGGGTATTTGTCCACACCAAAAATCAAAAATTATATTCGCTCTGGAATATATGGATCCGCAGTTTTAACTATAGATGAACATTTCCTGAAGAGTCTAAAAATTCCAATATTGAATGATAAAATGGAAGAGATATCAAAACTTGTGGAATCTTATTCTAACAAATTTGAAACAGCTTGTTTTATGGAAAAGGAAGCAATCACCCTAATAGAAAACGAAATAGAACAATGGCAAGAATCATAA
- a CDS encoding N-6 DNA methylase produces the protein METEIKEKKESTVLEDNQLLCVLTNQAKKISAKESNLQSVILMLNEEYGFDLDDMERDFTIVYTDPETDKSKKQKLELVVFAKGKEHLQENIIRMVVVQDDKVKVTDKKKGLTATLENAMGAADDCEFGLWANGSSYHFLQKEEDSIGLDFQFTDLSDFPGEGETLEDLDRNDRSYSRKPANDSLIKVFKRSHDYIYGNEGRKKDAFWQLLNLIFCKLYDEKRRFIPTDDNISYRRKFWVGVKEQNTDSGREAVAKRIKGLFDELKKDEVFSEVFQGNESIDLTNKGLAFIAGELAKYSFLDASVDVKGMAYETIVSNTLKQEAGQFFTPRNIIKAMVEMLDPKENHRVLDPACGSGGFLVMVLDHVRKQITQELFPDLSGPLLEAKYNSPQVNELVRQYAENNIFGFDFDPDLKKAARMNMVMAGDGHANIFHVNSLAYPNWEHPSEIEKIEASIKRSLLAMDDGSNTYGYDAREKFDMVFTNPPFGAKVKVDASIIYKEDGSLRYELGAYSNAPEVLFIEACYNFLKPGGKMAIVLPDGILGNPNTQSVREWILDKFKILASVDLAVEAFLPQVGVQASLLFLERKSDLQRQLAQDKDEDYDVFMAIAEKLGKDRRGNPIYLRDDDGAELVFGVEKEYLVQKKDGSSPQVKARVEKVKKLDDDLPKISEAYNKFLNKL, from the coding sequence ATGGAAACAGAAATAAAAGAAAAAAAGGAAAGTACCGTATTAGAGGATAACCAATTACTCTGTGTACTGACCAACCAAGCAAAAAAAATAAGTGCAAAAGAATCCAACTTGCAATCGGTAATACTGATGCTCAATGAAGAATATGGGTTTGATTTAGACGATATGGAGCGTGATTTCACTATTGTTTATACCGACCCTGAAACAGACAAGTCCAAAAAGCAAAAGTTGGAATTGGTGGTGTTTGCCAAAGGCAAGGAGCATTTACAGGAGAATATTATCCGTATGGTGGTAGTACAGGATGATAAGGTGAAAGTAACCGATAAGAAAAAAGGGCTTACGGCAACATTGGAAAACGCCATGGGAGCAGCCGATGATTGTGAGTTTGGTTTATGGGCAAATGGTTCAAGCTATCACTTTCTACAAAAAGAGGAAGACAGTATTGGTTTGGATTTCCAATTCACAGATTTGTCGGATTTTCCTGGTGAAGGAGAAACCCTAGAAGATTTAGACCGCAACGACCGTTCTTACAGTAGAAAACCCGCCAACGATTCTTTAATCAAGGTATTTAAGCGTTCACATGATTACATTTATGGTAATGAAGGACGTAAAAAAGACGCATTCTGGCAACTCTTAAACTTGATTTTCTGTAAGCTGTATGATGAAAAACGCAGGTTTATACCAACTGATGATAATATCAGTTACCGTCGCAAATTCTGGGTTGGTGTTAAGGAGCAAAATACAGATTCAGGTCGTGAAGCAGTCGCCAAACGTATTAAAGGCTTATTTGATGAATTAAAAAAAGATGAGGTCTTTTCTGAAGTATTTCAAGGTAATGAGTCTATTGATTTAACCAATAAAGGATTAGCCTTTATCGCTGGTGAACTGGCAAAATACTCATTTTTGGATGCTTCTGTCGATGTTAAGGGTATGGCCTACGAAACCATTGTAAGTAATACTTTAAAACAAGAAGCTGGTCAGTTTTTTACACCACGTAATATTATTAAGGCAATGGTGGAAATGCTTGACCCTAAAGAAAACCACCGGGTGCTGGACCCTGCTTGTGGTTCGGGTGGATTTTTAGTAATGGTATTAGACCACGTGCGTAAGCAAATCACCCAAGAGTTATTTCCAGACTTGTCAGGTCCTTTGTTAGAGGCAAAATACAACAGTCCACAAGTAAATGAACTGGTAAGACAATATGCCGAAAATAACATCTTTGGTTTTGACTTCGACCCTGATTTGAAGAAAGCGGCACGTATGAATATGGTGATGGCAGGTGATGGTCATGCCAATATTTTTCACGTCAATTCCTTAGCATACCCAAACTGGGAACATCCATCCGAAATTGAAAAAATCGAAGCAAGTATCAAAAGAAGCCTATTGGCGATGGATGATGGAAGTAATACCTATGGCTATGATGCACGCGAAAAGTTTGATATGGTATTTACCAACCCACCATTCGGCGCTAAAGTAAAAGTAGATGCCAGCATTATTTATAAAGAAGATGGTTCCTTGCGTTACGAGTTAGGGGCTTACAGCAATGCACCAGAAGTATTGTTTATAGAAGCCTGCTACAACTTTCTAAAACCAGGTGGTAAAATGGCGATTGTATTGCCGGATGGTATTTTGGGTAATCCAAATACACAAAGCGTTCGGGAGTGGATACTCGATAAATTTAAAATTCTCGCATCTGTTGATTTGGCGGTAGAGGCTTTTTTGCCACAAGTGGGTGTACAAGCATCCTTATTGTTTTTAGAACGAAAAAGCGATTTACAGCGCCAATTGGCTCAAGATAAAGATGAAGACTACGATGTCTTCATGGCAATTGCCGAAAAACTAGGTAAAGACAGGCGTGGCAATCCTATTTATTTGCGTGATGATGATGGTGCAGAACTAGTTTTTGGGGTAGAAAAGGAATACTTGGTACAAAAAAAGGATGGTAGTTCACCACAGGTAAAAGCAAGAGTGGAAAAAGTAAAAAAACTGGATGATGATTTACCGAAGATTTCTGAAGCATATAATAAATTTCTTAACAAGCTCTAA